A genomic region of Thermodesulfobium narugense DSM 14796 contains the following coding sequences:
- the hypD gene encoding hydrogenase formation protein HypD — protein sequence MNWLDEFKSPEISQKILAQIKEFDFPYTFMEVCGTHTVSILRSGIRSLLPKNIKHISGPGCPVCVTSQGDCDLAILAASIPNICITTFGDMLKVPGSKSNLAQARSEGKHVEVVYGPLDALKYAADHPETEVIFLGIGFETTAPTVAATIKKAKEQNIHNFSVLSFHKIVPPALDALLSTNPKIDGFIYPGHVSTVIGTKPYKDVLRKFNKGGVIAGFEPVDILSAILELLKMQKDNQPKVVNNYHRAVKDEGNINAMNFINEVFVTEDAEWRGMGTIPNSGLGLRGEYKKFCAKTKFGLKSKKSPDPPGCRCGEVLQGLIEPYECPLFGKVCTPIKPVGPCMVSTEGSCAAHYKYGKL from the coding sequence TTGAATTGGCTTGATGAATTTAAGTCTCCAGAAATATCGCAAAAAATACTCGCCCAAATAAAAGAATTTGATTTTCCATATACTTTTATGGAAGTTTGCGGAACACATACAGTAAGCATCTTAAGATCAGGAATTAGGTCTCTTCTTCCAAAAAACATCAAACACATCTCAGGGCCGGGCTGCCCAGTTTGCGTAACGTCACAAGGTGATTGTGACCTTGCTATTTTAGCAGCTTCGATCCCAAATATCTGTATAACAACTTTTGGCGATATGCTAAAAGTCCCTGGCTCAAAGTCAAACTTGGCCCAGGCAAGATCTGAAGGCAAGCACGTTGAGGTCGTTTATGGACCTTTAGACGCTTTGAAATATGCTGCCGACCACCCTGAAACTGAGGTAATTTTCCTGGGAATAGGCTTTGAAACAACAGCTCCAACAGTAGCAGCCACCATAAAAAAGGCAAAAGAGCAAAATATACATAATTTTAGCGTACTATCATTTCACAAAATTGTACCTCCAGCACTAGATGCCCTTTTATCTACCAATCCAAAAATCGACGGCTTTATTTATCCCGGTCACGTAAGTACCGTAATTGGAACTAAACCTTATAAGGATGTCTTGAGAAAATTTAATAAGGGTGGAGTAATAGCCGGGTTTGAACCAGTTGACATACTTTCTGCTATATTAGAACTCCTAAAAATGCAAAAAGACAATCAACCAAAGGTGGTAAATAACTACCATAGAGCAGTAAAAGACGAGGGAAATATTAATGCTATGAACTTTATAAACGAAGTATTTGTTACCGAAGACGCTGAGTGGAGAGGTATGGGAACTATACCGAATAGTGGACTGGGACTTAGAGGTGAATATAAAAAGTTTTGTGCCAAAACAAAATTTGGTCTTAAAAGTAAAAAAAGTCCAGATCCTCCAGGCTGCAGATGTGGGGAAGTTCTGCAGGGATTAATAGAACCATATGAATGCCCTCTGTTTGGGAAAGTCTGCACCCCTATAAAACCAGTAGGTCCATGCATGGTGTCTACTGAAGGATCATGTGCTGCTCATTACAAATATGGAAAATTATAA
- a CDS encoding 2-oxoacid:acceptor oxidoreductase family protein: MTKELRFAGTGGQGLILAAIIYAEAALNEGHRVLQSQSYGPESRGGASKADCIISDTEIDYPKVYLADFLLAMSQKAYDKYKSDVKKGAVILFDSTYVEAEKREENVVYFSAPISKTVRDKIGKELASNIAALGTISVVYPLISEETLLNAILNRVPKATIELNKSAFDIGKQLGKEILEAKGSIEFVF; the protein is encoded by the coding sequence GTGACAAAGGAATTAAGATTTGCGGGAACTGGGGGTCAGGGTTTGATACTTGCTGCTATTATATATGCTGAAGCTGCACTTAATGAAGGGCATAGAGTTTTGCAAAGTCAATCATATGGCCCTGAATCAAGAGGTGGAGCAAGTAAGGCAGACTGTATTATTTCTGATACAGAAATAGATTATCCAAAAGTATATCTAGCTGATTTTTTACTTGCCATGTCACAAAAGGCCTATGATAAATATAAGAGTGATGTCAAAAAGGGTGCTGTTATATTATTTGATTCTACTTATGTTGAAGCTGAAAAAAGAGAAGAAAATGTTGTTTATTTCAGTGCTCCAATATCAAAAACTGTAAGAGATAAAATAGGAAAAGAGCTGGCTTCAAACATAGCTGCCCTTGGAACCATTTCTGTTGTATATCCATTAATTAGCGAAGAAACTTTATTAAATGCTATTTTAAATAGAGTGCCAAAAGCAACAATAGAGTTAAACAAAAGTGCGTTTGATATAGGAAAGCAACTGGGAAAGGAGATCTTGGAAGCTAAAGGTTCTATAGAATTTGTATTTTAA
- the sucD gene encoding succinate--CoA ligase subunit alpha, translating into MSILLDKRSKILVQGITGREGSFHTEQMLNYPSKVVAGVTPKKGGTLFLDKVPIFDSVEEAVKETGANVSVIFVPPFACQDAIFEAIFAKIKLIICITEGVSLHEMADVYSFLKTKKDIRLIGPNCPGVIVPGVCKAGIMPANAFMPGPVGIVSRSGTLTYEISYLLTSNGIGQSTVVGIGGDPVIGTTFKDVLMLFERDSQTELVFLIGEIGGTDEEDACEFIREMTKPVVAFISGASAPEGKRMGHAGAIVYGKMGSVQSKIEAFRSAGVIVAESIDDLLNIAKKSLGVVRTSRESKQHLFEYYISQIEGRDFSGRF; encoded by the coding sequence TTGAGCATTCTTTTAGATAAAAGAAGCAAAATTCTTGTGCAGGGCATTACAGGTAGAGAAGGTTCTTTTCATACAGAACAAATGTTAAATTACCCAAGCAAAGTGGTAGCAGGAGTTACTCCGAAAAAAGGTGGGACTCTATTTTTAGATAAAGTACCAATATTTGACTCTGTTGAAGAAGCTGTAAAAGAGACTGGTGCTAATGTTAGTGTAATATTTGTACCACCCTTTGCATGTCAGGACGCTATATTTGAAGCAATATTTGCAAAAATAAAGTTGATAATATGTATTACAGAAGGTGTAAGCTTACATGAAATGGCTGATGTATATAGTTTTCTAAAAACAAAAAAAGATATAAGACTAATTGGCCCTAATTGTCCAGGAGTGATAGTTCCAGGCGTATGCAAAGCAGGGATTATGCCTGCAAATGCTTTTATGCCAGGCCCTGTAGGGATAGTGTCAAGATCGGGTACGCTAACTTATGAAATTTCATATTTACTTACCTCCAATGGGATTGGTCAGTCCACTGTAGTTGGGATTGGTGGAGATCCTGTTATTGGCACTACATTTAAAGATGTACTTATGCTTTTTGAAAGAGATTCCCAGACAGAATTAGTATTTTTGATTGGAGAAATTGGTGGTACTGATGAAGAAGATGCATGTGAATTTATTAGAGAAATGACAAAACCTGTTGTTGCCTTCATTTCTGGTGCAAGTGCGCCTGAAGGCAAAAGAATGGGACATGCCGGTGCAATTGTTTATGGAAAGATGGGTAGTGTCCAGAGTAAGATTGAAGCGTTTAGATCTGCTGGAGTGATAGTTGCAGAAAGTATTGACGATCTTTTGAACATTGCAAAAAAATCCCTGGGAGTAGTAAGAACCTCAAGGGAATCAAAACAACACTTATTCGAATATTATATTTCGCAAATTGAAGGAAGGGATTTTAGCGGTAGATTTTAA
- the hypE gene encoding hydrogenase expression/formation protein HypE produces the protein MSDIITLAHGAGGRLTSELIENVFSIYLEKPLKFDDAAVLDFSGKENELTFCTDVHLVKPIFFPGGNLSLLAIYGTINDLVAMGSKPLYLTLGWIIEEGVEINLIKELANEIKKASDECNVKVVAGDTKVVPKGQGDGVYLSVSGVGQKKSSLSINSRNIKEGDIFIITGTIADHGCAIMLAREDFPLKSNIESDCACLDKLILPAVERFQNEIHAMRDPTRGGLSTVLNEFASSSNICIEIDEEKVPIKDEIYGLLDPLGLDPFTITCEGKMLIACSPNIGEDLLNMLRSHPLGKDSNIIGTATKQVPGRVILNTKIGGKRFLDMPIGENLPRIC, from the coding sequence ATGTCGGATATAATTACGCTTGCACACGGAGCAGGTGGAAGACTTACTTCAGAATTAATTGAAAATGTTTTCTCAATATACCTAGAAAAGCCTTTAAAGTTTGATGACGCTGCAGTTTTAGATTTTTCAGGCAAGGAAAATGAACTTACCTTCTGTACAGATGTTCATTTAGTAAAGCCGATCTTTTTCCCTGGCGGAAATCTCTCGCTACTTGCTATATATGGCACTATCAATGACCTCGTAGCTATGGGTTCAAAACCTCTTTATTTAACTCTGGGATGGATAATAGAAGAAGGAGTTGAGATTAATCTAATTAAAGAGCTTGCTAATGAAATCAAAAAAGCATCAGATGAATGTAACGTAAAAGTTGTCGCAGGAGACACAAAAGTAGTTCCAAAGGGACAGGGTGACGGAGTTTATTTAAGCGTATCTGGTGTAGGACAAAAAAAATCTTCTTTATCAATTAACTCTAGAAACATTAAAGAAGGCGATATTTTCATTATTACAGGAACTATTGCCGATCACGGCTGTGCTATTATGCTAGCAAGAGAAGATTTTCCTCTAAAGTCAAATATAGAGAGCGACTGCGCCTGTCTGGACAAGCTTATTTTGCCCGCAGTAGAAAGATTTCAAAACGAAATACACGCAATGAGAGACCCCACAAGAGGAGGCCTTTCAACAGTTTTAAACGAGTTCGCCTCATCTTCAAATATTTGCATTGAAATAGATGAGGAAAAAGTTCCTATAAAAGATGAAATATATGGCCTTCTTGATCCCTTAGGTCTTGACCCGTTTACTATAACCTGTGAAGGGAAGATGCTCATAGCGTGTTCTCCAAATATTGGCGAAGATTTGCTAAACATGCTAAGATCCCATCCACTTGGAAAGGACTCTAATATAATAGGCACAGCAACCAAGCAAGTACCTGGAAGAGTTATTCTTAACACAAAGATAGGCGGAAAAAGATTTTTGGATATGCCAATAGGCGAAAATTTGCCGAGAATATGCTAA
- the sucC gene encoding ADP-forming succinate--CoA ligase subunit beta → MRLFEYQAKSILSEYLNVPKGVIIDKENVDQVVTKLNFPCVLKAQVKVGGRGKAGGVLKVKDSNELKNALEKLFSMEIKGEKVNRILAEELIDIDRELYFSVIFYRPSRRYMMVFCKEGGVDIEQLAEAKPDAINKVKVDPIIGIKDFMIRNLIKDFELYNILNQFVKSAYKIFVEKDLVMLEINPLVITKNKEVICADAKVEFDDNALYKHPEFEAFLEQSEIEARKLGFSFVPLEGDIGILGNGAGLVLATIDSVTRAGGKCANFLDIGGGAKAERVKSALKFLVEQKKLKGILINVFGGITRADEVAKGLLEFEEEQKLNLPVVVRLSGTKAEEGLEMLKERFEIVSSLRDGAKKIVELVNQ, encoded by the coding sequence ATGAGACTTTTTGAATATCAGGCCAAAAGTATTTTAAGTGAATATTTAAACGTACCAAAGGGAGTTATTATCGACAAGGAGAATGTGGACCAAGTTGTTACAAAATTAAATTTCCCATGCGTTCTGAAGGCACAAGTAAAGGTTGGAGGCAGGGGAAAAGCTGGGGGGGTTCTAAAGGTAAAGGATTCCAATGAATTAAAAAACGCTCTTGAAAAACTTTTTTCTATGGAAATCAAAGGCGAAAAGGTTAACAGGATTCTTGCAGAAGAACTAATAGACATTGATAGGGAACTTTATTTTAGCGTTATTTTTTACAGACCTTCGAGAAGATATATGATGGTTTTTTGTAAAGAGGGCGGCGTTGATATAGAGCAGCTTGCTGAAGCAAAACCTGATGCAATTAATAAAGTGAAAGTTGACCCAATTATTGGTATAAAGGATTTTATGATAAGAAACTTGATAAAAGATTTTGAACTTTATAACATATTGAATCAATTTGTAAAAAGTGCATACAAAATTTTTGTTGAAAAAGACCTTGTAATGCTTGAAATAAACCCTCTTGTTATTACAAAGAACAAGGAAGTAATATGTGCTGATGCAAAAGTTGAGTTCGATGATAATGCTCTTTATAAACATCCTGAATTTGAGGCCTTTCTCGAACAATCTGAAATAGAAGCAAGAAAATTAGGCTTTTCATTTGTACCATTGGAAGGTGATATTGGAATTTTAGGAAACGGTGCGGGGTTAGTTTTGGCTACTATTGATTCTGTAACTAGAGCAGGTGGAAAGTGTGCTAACTTTTTAGATATTGGAGGCGGAGCGAAAGCCGAAAGGGTTAAGAGCGCGCTAAAATTTCTAGTAGAACAAAAGAAGCTTAAAGGTATCCTAATAAACGTATTTGGTGGGATTACAAGAGCTGATGAGGTTGCAAAGGGTTTGTTAGAATTCGAAGAAGAGCAGAAATTAAATCTTCCAGTAGTAGTAAGACTTTCTGGAACCAAAGCTGAAGAAGGATTAGAAATGCTTAAGGAAAGATTCGAAATAGTTTCATCTTTAAGAGATGGCGCTAAAAAGATAGTAGAGTTAGTTAATCAATAA